Proteins encoded within one genomic window of Pedobacter africanus:
- a CDS encoding ATP-binding protein, translating into MIERTLQATLKKRVDYKKAIILLGPRQVGKTTLISEIAADLNPDYIYINGDDPATRLSWANPSQAFINNYIGNAKVVVIDEAQRLENIGLSAKMIIDAKKDIQLFISGSSALEIANNINEPLTGRKWEYRLYPFSWKELKESFSFPQVESRLENFLITGMYPDVITNPGDAVEILNNLAGSYLYKDILESGGVRRPDVLLKLLQALAWQVGNEVSYNELAQTVGADKVTISSYIDLLEKSFVVFRLNPFSRNLRNEISSTRKIYFYDNGVRNTIINNFAPISERNDVGALWENFIISERKKQLSYNGFYGNTFFWRNTAQAEIDYMEEQDGKISVYEIKWNPKVKVKFPKAYLETYQPNLISVINRNNYWEFLG; encoded by the coding sequence ATGATTGAAAGAACACTACAGGCTACCTTGAAGAAAAGGGTTGATTATAAGAAAGCGATAATTTTATTAGGGCCCCGCCAGGTTGGAAAAACTACACTGATCTCAGAAATAGCGGCAGATTTGAATCCTGATTATATTTATATAAATGGAGATGATCCTGCTACTCGTTTGTCCTGGGCTAATCCGAGTCAGGCTTTCATTAACAACTATATTGGCAATGCCAAAGTTGTGGTGATTGATGAGGCGCAAAGACTTGAAAATATAGGCTTAAGCGCCAAGATGATTATTGACGCCAAGAAGGATATTCAGCTTTTTATATCGGGATCATCAGCATTGGAAATAGCAAATAATATAAACGAACCTTTGACAGGACGTAAATGGGAGTATCGGCTATATCCCTTTTCCTGGAAAGAGTTAAAAGAATCTTTTTCTTTCCCCCAGGTTGAATCGAGACTAGAAAATTTTTTGATCACTGGGATGTATCCTGACGTAATAACGAATCCTGGGGATGCAGTTGAAATTCTTAACAACCTGGCCGGTAGTTATCTGTATAAAGATATTTTGGAATCTGGGGGTGTACGCAGACCTGATGTATTATTAAAACTCCTGCAAGCTTTGGCCTGGCAGGTGGGTAATGAAGTTTCTTATAATGAACTAGCCCAAACAGTAGGTGCAGATAAGGTGACAATAAGCAGTTACATTGATCTGTTGGAAAAGTCCTTCGTGGTTTTCAGGCTTAATCCTTTTTCCAGAAATCTTCGTAACGAAATCAGCAGCACAAGAAAGATCTATTTTTACGATAATGGGGTTCGCAATACCATTATCAATAATTTCGCCCCAATATCAGAACGAAATGATGTAGGGGCTCTTTGGGAGAATTTTATCATTAGCGAGAGAAAGAAACAGCTTTCTTACAACGGTTTTTATGGTAATACTTTTTTTTGGCGTAACACCGCACAAGCTGAAATAGATTATATGGAGGAGCAGGATGGTAAAATATCTGTTTACGAAATCAAATGGAATCCAAAGGTTAAGGTAAAGTTTCCCAAAGCATACCTGGAAACTTATCAACCAAATCTCATAAGTGTTATCAACAGAAACAATTACTGGGAATTTTTGGGCTAA
- a CDS encoding RNA polymerase sigma factor: MTAYSSFTDQELTSLLQQGDQTAFTEIYRKYWPEVYQGAYRRLRDKEQCQDIVQNVFAMLWDHRLQNQVNNIAAYLHTAVKFQVIKYVSRRPRQCELLESFDELISSPIQVDDPLLEKEIVKLLQLYIDTLPRKRKEIFVLYYTEGISTSEIAERLGISQKTVQNQINTVNTALRARMAHLLTVVIVAGFIN, translated from the coding sequence ATGACTGCTTATAGTTCATTTACCGACCAGGAACTGACCAGCTTGCTACAGCAGGGTGACCAAACTGCGTTTACCGAAATTTACCGCAAGTACTGGCCCGAGGTTTACCAGGGTGCATACCGGAGGCTACGCGACAAAGAGCAGTGCCAGGACATTGTGCAGAATGTATTTGCAATGCTTTGGGACCACAGGCTGCAAAACCAGGTGAACAACATTGCTGCTTACCTGCATACGGCAGTAAAGTTCCAGGTTATAAAATATGTAAGCCGCAGGCCCAGGCAATGTGAGCTGCTGGAAAGCTTTGATGAACTGATCAGTTCGCCCATACAGGTAGATGACCCTTTACTGGAAAAAGAAATTGTTAAGCTGCTGCAGTTGTATATTGATACCCTGCCCCGTAAAAGGAAAGAGATTTTTGTGCTGTATTATACCGAGGGGATTTCTACCAGTGAAATAGCCGAGCGGCTGGGCATTTCGCAAAAAACAGTACAAAACCAGATCAATACCGTTAATACAGCTTTAAGGGCCAGAATGGCACATTTGCTTACAGTTGTAATTGTAGCGGGGTTTATAAATTAA
- a CDS encoding nucleotide sugar dehydrogenase, giving the protein MSANKPHIAIIGLGYVGLPLAIEFAKQYQVLGFDIDTARVNELKACKDRTKEADLNALGKVLDQGLRLSSDKQDLAACNVYIVTVPTPIDQFKAPDLKPLLGASEMLAAYLAKGDIVIYESTVYPGCTEEDCVPVLEKYSGLKYNTDFYCGYSPERINPGDKVNTLTKIIKVTAGSTPEVADWIDSLYGSIITAGTHKAPSIKVAEASKAIENAQRDANISFVNELALIFDKLDIDTADVIAAAGTKWNFLKYKPGLVGGHCIGVDPYYLAHKSNALGYTPQVILSGRRVNENMGVFVASKVVKMMIASGSPVKGEQALILGFAFKENCPDIRNTRVIDIYTELQQFGMQVDVYDPWANADEVALEYGITLKPALTGFNYKAIVIAVAHNEFLELDYAKYKANGAIIFDTKSFIDRRFADARL; this is encoded by the coding sequence ATGTCAGCAAACAAGCCGCATATTGCAATTATAGGTCTGGGTTATGTGGGGCTCCCCCTTGCCATTGAATTTGCAAAGCAATACCAGGTGCTGGGTTTCGATATCGATACGGCGCGGGTCAATGAACTTAAAGCCTGTAAAGACCGCACCAAAGAAGCCGATCTGAATGCCTTAGGCAAAGTATTGGACCAGGGGCTAAGGCTTTCCTCAGATAAGCAAGACCTGGCTGCCTGTAATGTTTATATAGTAACCGTGCCTACGCCTATAGATCAGTTCAAGGCACCCGACCTTAAACCCCTGCTCGGGGCTTCCGAAATGCTGGCGGCCTATCTGGCAAAGGGCGATATCGTGATTTATGAATCTACGGTTTACCCGGGCTGTACCGAGGAAGACTGCGTGCCTGTGCTCGAAAAATACTCCGGACTAAAATACAATACAGATTTTTACTGCGGCTATTCCCCCGAGCGGATCAACCCGGGCGATAAGGTCAATACGCTTACCAAAATCATTAAAGTTACCGCAGGTTCAACACCCGAAGTGGCCGATTGGATTGACAGCTTGTACGGCAGCATCATTACAGCGGGTACTCATAAAGCACCCAGCATCAAAGTGGCAGAAGCTTCAAAGGCTATAGAAAATGCGCAGCGCGATGCCAACATTTCTTTTGTAAATGAACTGGCCCTGATATTTGATAAACTGGATATAGATACCGCAGATGTAATTGCTGCCGCGGGCACCAAATGGAATTTTTTAAAATACAAACCAGGCCTGGTTGGCGGGCATTGCATCGGTGTAGATCCTTATTACCTTGCCCATAAATCCAATGCCCTGGGCTATACACCGCAGGTCATCCTTTCGGGCCGTAGGGTAAACGAGAACATGGGCGTTTTTGTGGCCAGCAAAGTGGTTAAAATGATGATCGCCAGCGGTTCGCCGGTAAAAGGCGAGCAGGCGCTAATCCTGGGCTTCGCTTTCAAAGAAAACTGCCCAGACATCAGAAATACGAGGGTAATAGACATTTATACCGAGCTGCAGCAGTTTGGCATGCAGGTAGATGTGTATGACCCATGGGCAAATGCAGATGAAGTTGCGCTGGAATATGGCATTACCCTTAAACCGGCCTTAACAGGCTTTAACTATAAGGCTATTGTAATTGCGGTAGCTCACAATGAGTTCCTGGAACTCGATTATGCAAAGTATAAAGCAAACGGTGCCATTATTTTTGACACCAAATCTTTTATAGACCGTAGGTTTGCGGATGCCAGGCTGTAA
- a CDS encoding EamA family transporter, with the protein MPSQLNKKASPLMVIIAFAVVYIVWGSTYFFIQKALAGFPPFILGAFRFLAAGILLLGWCTLKGEKIIDKKSIKHAVIAGILMLGVGNGLVIWVEQSIPSGLVAILVSSAAMWFVVLDKPKWGENLRSKSTIMGLIVGFIGVILLFAEQLSHTLSSNQGSTQIIGIVLLLLAPIGWAAGSLYSKYNSTDTVSVSVTTSWQMLAAGLAFIPGIFLNSEAETFNWQNVSADAWLSVGYLVIFGSIAAFSAYVWLLSVRPATQVSTYAYVNPVVAVLLSVLFTSERVTFIQIIGLVVILASVLLINLAKYRKEKKDKEVAAYSK; encoded by the coding sequence ATGCCCTCACAATTGAACAAAAAAGCCTCCCCTTTGATGGTGATTATTGCCTTCGCCGTAGTCTATATCGTATGGGGTTCTACCTATTTCTTTATCCAGAAAGCCCTGGCGGGTTTTCCTCCCTTTATATTGGGTGCCTTCCGCTTTTTGGCAGCCGGTATATTGCTGCTGGGCTGGTGTACCCTGAAAGGTGAAAAGATCATTGACAAGAAAAGCATTAAGCATGCCGTTATTGCCGGTATACTGATGCTGGGGGTAGGTAATGGCCTGGTGATATGGGTAGAGCAGTCTATCCCCAGCGGCCTGGTGGCCATCCTGGTATCATCTGCAGCGATGTGGTTTGTGGTGCTGGATAAACCCAAATGGGGCGAAAACCTGCGCAGCAAATCTACCATTATGGGGCTTATTGTAGGGTTTATAGGTGTAATCCTGTTGTTTGCCGAGCAGCTGTCGCATACGCTCAGCAGCAATCAGGGCAGCACGCAGATTATAGGTATTGTGTTGCTGTTGCTTGCCCCTATTGGCTGGGCAGCAGGTTCTTTATATTCAAAATACAATTCAACAGATACCGTTTCCGTGTCGGTAACGACTTCCTGGCAGATGCTGGCTGCAGGCCTGGCCTTTATACCGGGCATATTCCTGAACTCAGAAGCTGAAACTTTTAACTGGCAAAATGTATCGGCCGATGCCTGGCTATCGGTAGGCTACCTGGTGATTTTTGGCTCTATAGCCGCATTTAGTGCTTATGTATGGTTGTTGAGCGTACGCCCGGCAACACAGGTAAGCACTTATGCCTACGTTAACCCGGTGGTTGCCGTATTACTGAGTGTGTTGTTTACCAGCGAAAGGGTAACCTTTATACAGATTATAGGCCTGGTGGTTATCCTGGCCAGTGTATTGCTCATTAACCTGGCCAAATACAGGAAAGAGAAAAAGGATAAAGAGGTGGCAGCTTATTCGAAATAA
- a CDS encoding FecR family protein: MNRYTTRPDLLKMMQKYEEGTATAAETAFIDRYYAFFDQHHKQDLPLDPATQESMQQEMETWLANYINQPKPVSKRSKLWPRIGIAAAVAGIAMGTWFYTNELAWLRKAPGNDQWVKNDIAPGGNHATLTSNGNTINLSEAKTGIDVKASTLSYNDGTVISSAARDLLNSTDKRSLPNSRDDARGRDDASVLTLATPKGGTYSIILQDGTKVWLNADSKLEFFSNYRNKLQRIVKLTGEGYFEVARVFSPARNGKGPQRLPFIVESNGQVVEVLGTHFNISAYKGEPIRTTLLEGSVAVTSTTPLPKTSDTRAITYSGTVLKPNQQAVVTGNEKITVGEADPNATAWKSGKFRFNNTSLEEVMKQLARWYDVEVIYPNGIPDERFTGGINRNSKASEALRILQIMKVKFKIEGKQIIVSK; this comes from the coding sequence ATGAACAGATATACCACACGGCCAGACTTGTTAAAAATGATGCAGAAGTATGAGGAAGGTACTGCTACCGCAGCTGAAACAGCCTTTATTGACAGGTATTATGCTTTTTTTGACCAGCACCATAAACAAGACCTGCCATTAGACCCTGCAACGCAGGAAAGTATGCAGCAGGAAATGGAGACCTGGCTGGCAAATTATATTAACCAGCCTAAGCCGGTTAGCAAACGTAGCAAATTATGGCCACGCATTGGCATAGCTGCGGCGGTTGCAGGCATAGCCATGGGCACCTGGTTTTATACCAATGAGCTTGCCTGGTTGCGAAAAGCTCCTGGCAATGACCAGTGGGTTAAAAACGACATTGCCCCCGGCGGCAACCACGCTACCTTAACCAGCAATGGTAACACCATAAACTTAAGCGAAGCTAAAACCGGAATAGATGTTAAAGCTTCTACGCTATCCTATAACGATGGTACCGTCATCTCGAGCGCAGCGAGAGATCTCTTGAATAGCACAGACAAGAGATCTCTCCCTAACAGTCGAGATGACGCGCGAGGTCGAGATGACGCAAGCGTGTTAACGCTTGCCACCCCAAAAGGTGGAACTTACTCCATAATTTTGCAAGATGGTACAAAAGTTTGGTTAAACGCTGATAGTAAATTGGAGTTTTTCTCAAATTATAGGAATAAACTCCAAAGAATTGTAAAGTTAACCGGTGAAGGATATTTTGAAGTAGCCAGGGTATTCTCTCCGGCCAGGAATGGAAAAGGCCCCCAACGGCTCCCTTTTATTGTAGAAAGCAATGGGCAGGTTGTAGAGGTATTGGGTACACACTTTAACATTAGTGCGTATAAAGGCGAACCGATCAGGACTACTTTGCTAGAAGGCTCTGTAGCGGTAACTTCTACTACCCCCCTACCTAAAACATCTGACACACGAGCAATAACTTATTCAGGTACTGTTCTTAAACCTAACCAACAGGCTGTTGTAACAGGGAATGAAAAAATAACCGTCGGCGAAGCCGACCCTAATGCCACCGCCTGGAAAAGCGGAAAATTCCGGTTTAACAATACCAGCCTGGAAGAGGTAATGAAACAACTGGCCAGATGGTATGATGTTGAGGTAATATACCCTAACGGGATACCAGATGAAAGGTTTACAGGAGGCATAAACCGAAACAGCAAAGCATCAGAAGCCTTACGGATACTGCAGATTATGAAGGTGAAATTCAAAATAGAAGGAAAACAGATCATCGTATCAAAATAA
- a CDS encoding DUF6266 family protein, producing MKNGLTGHIKGKVGNLVFYTINGKQVTRTIGKTTKPPTEKQKQTHAEMAAINKFLKPVLEFISLGFALKAINTGKNAFNLALGYNKKYALQGNCADGISIDYEKVLLTQGSLCPPLNAAVSPGPQGLNFTWEVQQGTEWPETTDQVMLLAYFPELQKAVYVLAGASRIKGADVLPLQPALLTAHMEVYIAFIAADRKKISDSMYLGKVN from the coding sequence ATGAAAAACGGCCTGACAGGCCATATAAAAGGTAAAGTGGGCAACCTGGTATTTTATACCATAAATGGCAAACAGGTAACACGTACCATAGGTAAAACAACCAAACCTCCAACAGAAAAACAAAAACAGACCCATGCAGAGATGGCGGCCATCAATAAGTTTTTAAAGCCGGTTCTTGAATTTATAAGCCTGGGTTTTGCTTTAAAAGCCATTAACACCGGCAAAAACGCCTTTAACCTGGCCCTGGGCTACAACAAAAAATATGCCTTGCAAGGCAACTGCGCTGATGGCATTAGCATTGATTATGAAAAGGTGCTGCTTACGCAAGGGAGCTTATGCCCGCCGCTTAATGCAGCTGTAAGCCCCGGCCCACAGGGACTTAATTTTACCTGGGAAGTACAGCAAGGTACAGAATGGCCCGAAACAACAGACCAGGTGATGCTGCTTGCCTATTTTCCGGAACTGCAAAAGGCGGTATATGTGCTGGCTGGTGCCAGCAGGATAAAAGGTGCTGATGTATTGCCCTTACAGCCAGCGCTGTTAACAGCCCATATGGAGGTATACATTGCCTTTATTGCGGCCGACAGGAAAAAAATTAGCGACAGCATGTATTTAGGAAAAGTTAATTAA
- the gmd gene encoding GDP-mannose 4,6-dehydratase, protein MKVALITGVTGQDGAYLAEFLLKKGYFVHGLKRRASSFNTDRIDHLYHDQHEQGVKFKLHYGDLTDSTNLIRIIQEIQPDEIYNLAAMSHVHVSFEMPEYTANADGIGTLRLLEAIRILGLEAKTKVYQASTSELYGLVQAVPQSETTPFYPRSPYAAAKLYAYWITVNYREAYNMYACNGILFNHESPLRGETFVTRKITRAAAKIALGLQNCLYLGNLSAQRDWGHAKDYIEAMWLILQQEKAEDFVIATGITTTVRDFVKMSFAELGIEVEFSGKDQYERGVIIDVDQETVARLGLNDTNLKPGTVVVQVDEKYYRPTEVDLLLGDPTKANTKLGWKPKYDLPALVKDMVQSDLHLMKKDEYLKQGGYKTLNYFE, encoded by the coding sequence ATGAAAGTTGCGTTAATAACCGGTGTTACAGGACAGGATGGAGCATATTTAGCTGAGTTTCTACTCAAAAAAGGATATTTTGTACATGGTTTAAAAAGACGGGCCTCATCATTCAATACCGATCGTATAGATCACCTGTATCACGACCAGCATGAGCAGGGCGTTAAGTTTAAGCTGCATTACGGCGATCTTACCGATTCTACCAACCTGATCCGTATTATCCAGGAAATACAGCCAGACGAAATTTATAACCTTGCGGCCATGAGCCACGTGCATGTCAGTTTTGAAATGCCCGAATATACGGCCAATGCCGATGGCATAGGTACATTAAGGCTGCTGGAAGCCATCAGGATTTTAGGATTGGAAGCTAAAACTAAAGTTTACCAGGCTTCCACATCCGAGCTGTACGGGCTGGTACAGGCTGTTCCGCAAAGCGAAACCACACCTTTTTACCCTCGTTCGCCTTATGCTGCGGCCAAGCTGTATGCTTACTGGATCACCGTAAACTACCGCGAGGCTTACAACATGTACGCCTGCAATGGCATTTTGTTTAACCATGAAAGCCCGCTAAGGGGAGAAACCTTTGTTACCCGTAAAATTACACGTGCTGCGGCTAAAATTGCCCTGGGCCTGCAAAACTGCCTGTACCTGGGCAACCTGTCGGCACAGCGAGACTGGGGCCATGCCAAAGATTACATCGAGGCCATGTGGCTCATCCTACAGCAGGAAAAGGCCGAAGATTTTGTAATTGCTACAGGCATAACCACTACCGTAAGGGATTTTGTGAAGATGAGCTTTGCAGAACTGGGGATAGAGGTAGAATTTAGCGGTAAAGACCAGTACGAGCGTGGTGTGATCATCGATGTAGACCAGGAAACTGTGGCCAGACTGGGCTTAAACGATACCAATCTTAAGCCTGGCACTGTTGTAGTACAGGTAGACGAGAAATACTATCGCCCTACAGAAGTAGACCTGTTACTGGGCGACCCAACCAAGGCCAATACCAAGCTGGGCTGGAAACCAAAGTACGACTTACCTGCACTGGTAAAAGACATGGTACAGTCAGACCTGCACCTCATGAAAAAAGACGAGTACCTGAAACAGGGCGGTTATAAAACCCTTAATTATTTCGAATAA
- a CDS encoding DoxX family membrane protein, translating into MKQKILFVLSLLFGLMFINAGLNKFFNYMPAPKDMPADLMKVMGAAMQIEWLMPLVGLAEVLGGLLFIPSKTRALGAIILFPVMVGIVLTNAMYAPSGFAIVAPLLAVHLWVIVENREKYAAMIK; encoded by the coding sequence ATGAAACAGAAAATCCTCTTTGTACTGAGCCTGCTTTTTGGGCTGATGTTTATTAACGCCGGATTAAACAAATTTTTTAACTACATGCCAGCCCCTAAAGACATGCCGGCAGACCTGATGAAAGTAATGGGGGCGGCCATGCAGATAGAATGGCTGATGCCCCTGGTAGGGCTGGCCGAAGTTCTTGGCGGTCTGCTTTTTATTCCTAGCAAAACCAGGGCCCTGGGCGCCATTATCCTTTTCCCGGTAATGGTAGGGATTGTATTAACCAATGCCATGTATGCACCATCGGGCTTTGCCATTGTAGCGCCGCTGCTGGCCGTACACCTATGGGTAATTGTAGAAAACCGCGAGAAATATGCGGCAATGATAAAATAA
- the purU gene encoding formyltetrahydrofolate deformylase translates to MIIIIQCKDQVGLVADISRILSEARLNIISMREHVDKAENRFFMRLEVDGLADEVLLEAEMKAVLPDGAIIQVNPVPDKRIVVMVTKEYHCLADILIRNSFGTLGASVLCVIGNHDVLKKICDRFDIPFFLIPYHEDKAVSEQEIIAKIQAYNPDYIVLAKFMRILSPAFVANFPNRVINIHHSFLPAFAGANPYKQAFERGVKLIGATAHFVTDDLDEGPIIAQQIIPVNHSYTAADMVKSGKEIETAVLAKALRLVLNDRVFVYRNKTVVFE, encoded by the coding sequence ATGATTATTATTATACAATGCAAAGACCAGGTAGGCCTGGTAGCCGATATTTCCAGGATTTTGTCAGAGGCCCGGCTCAATATCATCTCCATGCGCGAGCATGTAGATAAAGCGGAAAACCGTTTTTTCATGCGTTTAGAGGTCGATGGCCTTGCCGATGAGGTGCTTTTGGAGGCAGAAATGAAAGCCGTATTGCCCGATGGGGCCATTATCCAGGTAAACCCGGTTCCGGATAAAAGGATTGTGGTCATGGTAACCAAAGAATACCATTGCCTGGCCGATATCCTGATCAGGAACAGCTTTGGTACCTTAGGGGCCAGTGTGCTGTGTGTAATCGGGAACCACGATGTACTCAAGAAGATCTGCGACCGCTTTGACATCCCATTTTTCCTGATCCCCTATCACGAAGACAAGGCAGTGTCTGAACAGGAGATCATAGCCAAAATCCAGGCCTATAATCCTGATTACATTGTGCTGGCTAAGTTTATGCGTATCCTGTCACCGGCTTTTGTGGCCAATTTCCCCAACAGGGTCATCAATATACACCACTCCTTTTTACCTGCCTTTGCCGGGGCCAACCCTTACAAGCAGGCTTTTGAAAGGGGCGTAAAGCTAATTGGTGCTACAGCCCATTTTGTAACCGACGATCTGGATGAAGGGCCAATCATTGCCCAGCAAATCATCCCGGTAAACCATTCCTATACTGCTGCCGATATGGTAAAATCGGGCAAGGAGATTGAAACTGCTGTGCTGGCCAAAGCCTTAAGACTGGTGCTGAACGACAGGGTATTTGTATACCGGAACAAAACAGTAGTATTTGAGTAG